In the genome of Thermoleophilaceae bacterium, the window TGCCGGAGGCGCATGCGCAGCTCATGGAGATCCTGCGCACGCTCGAGGCGCACTACAAGGACATGCAGGACACCGAGTTCACTGTGGAGGAGGGGCACCTCTACATGCTCCAGACGCGCAGCGCCAAGCGGCCGGCGCAGGCGGCTGTGCGGTTTGCGGCGGACGCTGTGGACGAGGGGCTGCTCTCGCGCGAGGAGGCGCTCGCCACGATCGACCCGGGCACGCTCGACGCCCTGCTCCATCCGGCGTTCGATCCGGGGGCGGAGTTCGACGTGCTGGCGGAGGGCGTGGCGGCGTCCCCTGGCGCCGCCAAGGGCGCGATCGTCTTCACCGCGGAGGACGCTGTGGCCGCCGGTGAGTCCGGCCGGGACGTGGTCCTGGTCCGTCCCTTCACCGAGGCGGATGACGTCGCGGGCTTCCACGCCGCCCGCGGCATCCTCACGAGCGAGGGCGGCAAGGCGAGCCACGCAGCGCTCGTGGCCCGCGGCATGGGTCGCCCGGCCGTGGTGGGCGCCGGCGCGCTCGAGATCGACCTCACAGCCTGCGAGATCCGCGTGAACGGGACGGTGCTGCACGAGGGCGACACCATCGCGATCGATGGCTCCCGTGGCATCGTCACCACCGACGACGTGCCACTCGTGGATCCGGAGTTCGACGAGAACTTCGAAACCGTGCTGGGGTGGGCGGACGAGATTCGCCAGCTCGGCGTCCGCACGAACGCGGACACACCAGAGGACGCGGCGAAGGCGCGGCAGTTTGGCGCCGAGGGCATCGGCCTCTGCCGCACCGAGCACATGTTCATGGCCGAGGACCGCGTGCCGAAGATGCGCGCGATGATCATGGCCGACACCGAGGAAGACCGCCGCGAGGCGTTGAAGGCGCTGCTTCCGCTCCAGCAGCAGGACTTCGAGGGGCTGTTCGAGGAGATGGCGGGCCTGCCGGTCACGATCCGCCTGCTCGACCCGCCGCTCCACGAGTTCCTGCCGAGCCTCGAGGAGGTGGCGCAGGAGGTGGAGCGCGCGCGCATCGAGCGCACCCCGGACCTCGAGGAGCTCGAACGGACGCTAGAGAAGATCCACCACCTGTCCGAGACCAACCCGATGCTCGGCACGCGCGGCTGCCGCCTGGGGATCATCCACCCGGAGATCTACGAGATGCAGGCGGCGGCGATCCTGCGCGCCGCGCGCACGGTGAAGGAGCGCTCGGGCGAGGCGCCGCACCTCGAGATCATGATCCCGCTCGTTGCTTACGAGACGGAGCTCAAGCTGATGCGTGAGCTCGTGTTCCGAGTGGCCGAGGAGGAGGGAGTCACCGATCTCGAGATCAGCGTGGGGACGATGATCGAGCTGCCGCGCGCGTGCTTCGCCGCGGACAAGATCGCTGACCAGGCGGACTTCTTCTCGTTCGGCACGAACGACCTCACGCAGACGGCACTCGGGTTCTCGCGCGACGACGTGGAGGGCCGCTTCCTCAGCAAGTACATCGAGGAGAAGATCGTCGACCGCAGCCCGTTCGACACGATCGACAAGCCGGGCGTGGGCTGGCTCGTGCGGCTCGCCGCGTGGACTGGGCGCGAGGCAAAGCCCGACCTCAAGCTCGGGATCTGCGGCGAGCACGGGGGCGATCCCGACTCGATCGAGTTCTTCCACATGGCTGGCCTCGACTACGTGAGCTGCTCACCCTTCCGCGTGCCGATCGCGCGCGTGGCCGCGGCACAGGCCGCGATCCAGCACGCCTAGAATCCCGCGGGTGCCGTCACTCGGCTGGAGGATCCGCGCAGGGGCGCTGATCGCGCTGGGCGCCCTGGGCGTCCACGACATCAGGTACCTGCTGGCGTACGGCTCGGGCGCCGGGCACGAACTGTCGCTCCAGGGCCACGGCTACCTGCGCCTGGCCACCCCGCTCGTCGCCGGGCTCGTGGTGCTTGCGGCGGCTGCTTTCGCCGCGCGCGTGATGCGCGCGTATGCGGTGGGCGAGGAAGGGGAGCGGCGGGCGCTGCCCTCCACGCGGCGCCTCTGGGGCTTTGCCAGCGCGCTGCTCGTGTGCGTGTACGCGTCGCAGGAGTGGGTGGAGGGCACCCTTGCGAGCGGACACCCGGGCGGCATCGGCGCTCCCTTCAGCCACGGCGGATGGGTTGCGATTCCGCTGGCGCTCGTCATCGGCCTGCTCATCGCGCTGGCGCTCCGGGGTGCCGCGGCGGCCATCGCCGTTGCCGCCGCGCGCGGGCGTGCTCGGCTGCGGCGGCCTGCCGCGGCTCCTTCGCCGTTGCTTCTCGCGGGCTCGGCCAGCCTCTCGCCACGCCGCGCGCCGCTCGCGCGCAGGCTGGCTCCCCGGGCGCCGCCGGCGTTCGTCTGAGTTATCTCGGATTCGACGAACGGAGGTAAACGAATGAAGCGAGCAGCCCTGCTCGCGCTGCTGGTCGCGGCCATTGTCGTGGCGTTCGTGCTCGCCAAGGGCAGCGGCAACAGCGGCAACAACACGAGCACCAGCGCGTCGGGCGCACCGGTGGTGGTCCACGTGGTGAACGGGAAGCCGCAGGGCGGCGTCCAGAAGATCACCGTGAACAAGGGCGACCGCGTGCGCTTCACGGTGGACTCGGACGTGTCCGACGAGATCCACGTGCACGGCTACAACTTCCACAAGGACGTGAAGAAGGGCGGGAGCGTGTCGTTCGACTTCCCCGCCACGATCGACGGCATCTTCGACATCGAGCTGGAGAGCCGGAGTGAGCAGATCGCGTCTCTCCAGGTGAACCAATGAGGCGCTGGCCCATTGCCGCCGCGCTCGTGGCCGGGCCGGTGGCGGGAGCGTTGTTCCCGCCACCGGCGGCCGCGCATGGCATCGTGTCCCGCACGGACCTGCCGATTCCGGTGTGGCTCTTCGGCTGGGCGGCGGCGGTGGTGCTCGTGGTGTCGTTCGTGGCTCTCGCCGCGCTGTGGCCCACGCCACGGCTTCAGGGCGAGGTCCCGCGCCGGCGTCTCTTCCGCATGCCGGTGGCGGTGGACGTGCTGCTTGGGGCGGCGGGGGTCGCGGCGCTCGGCGTCACCGTGTACGCGGGCATCGCGGGCGTGCAGGACCCGCTCGGCAACCTCGAGCCCACCGTGATCTACGTGGTGTTCTGGGTCGGCCTCGTGGTGGCGAGCGTGCTGTTCGGCGACATCTGGCGCGTGATCAGCCCATGGCGGGCGATCGCCCGCGGGGTGTCGTGGATCTCGAGCAGGGTGTCGAGTGGCGAGGCGCCGGCCGCGCTCGAGTATCCGGAATGGCTCGGCCGCTGGCCGGCGGCGGCGGGGATCCTGTTCTTCGCGTGGGTGGAGCTCACCTACGTGCACAAGGAGGACCCGTCCACGCTCGCGATCATGGTGCTCGCCTACGTGGTGGTGATGCTCGTGGGCATGGCGCTCTACGGCATCGAGACCTGGAGCCAGCGGGCCGACCCGTTCGGCGTGTACTTCGGGCTCTTCGCCAGGCTGGCCGCGTTCGAGCGGCGCGACCGCGTTGTTTACGCGCGCCCGCCGCTCGCCGGCGCGCCCAAGCTCGAGCTGTGGCCGGGCACGATCGCGCTGCTCTGCGTTGCCATCGGCTCGACCACGTTCGACGGCCTCGAGAACGGCCCGCTGTGGACGGCGGTCCGCCCGCACCTCATCTCGTTCTTCGGGGGCGGCCTCACCGGCGAGCAGTGGGGGAGCACGATCGGACTGCTCGTGTGCGTGGGCGTGGTGGCCGTCTTCTACCGGCTGGCCGTGGGCGGGATGAGCGAGGTGGGCGAGGGGCACACGCCGTCGGAGCTGGCCCGCCAGTTTGCACACACGCTGATCCCGATCGCCTTCGCGTACGCGCTCGCGCACTACTTCTCGCTGCTCGTGTTCCAGGGACAGGCGATGGCGCACCTGATCTCTGACCCGCTGGGCCACGGATCGGACATCTTCGGCACCTCGCACACCGGGATCAACTTCAACGTGATCTCGGCATCAGGGATCTGGTACGTGCAGGTGGCGGCGCTCGTGATCGGGCACGTGTGCGGCCTCGTGCTCGCGCACGACCGCGCGATCGCCATGTACCGCGACGTGCGCGACGCCGTGCGCTCGCAGTACTGGATGCTCGTTGTGATGGTGGGCTTCACCAGCCTCGGCCTGTGGCTCCTCTCGGCGGTGAACACGTGATCCCCCCGCTGGCGCACGCGGGGCACGTGCTGATCGAGCTCCCGATCTATCTCGGCCCCGTGCTCCTGCTCGTGGCCTGGTTCAAGCTGAACGACTGGAGGCAGAAGCGGAAGCAGCAGCGCAAGTAGAGCCGAGTGCCCCTCATGCCAGAATCGCTCCGTGACGCCCACCGGAACGAGCGCCCTGGCCTTTCGCGACCGCATCGCGGCGATGGAGGACGAGTTCCTCTCGCCGCTCGCGCAGCGGTCCTATCCGGCGCGGCGCGCCGTCCCGGAGGACGACTCACCGGTGCGCACGCCGTTCCAGCGCGACCGCGACCGAATCGTGCACGCCAAGGCGTTCCGCCGCCTCAAGCACAAGACGCAGGTGTACATCGCCCCCGAGGGCGACCACTACCGCACGCGGCTCACCCACACGATCGAGACCACCGGGATCGCGCGGACGGTGGCACGCGCTCTCGGGCTGAACGAGGACCTCACCGAGGCCATCGGGCTCGGTCACGACCTGGGGCATGCCCCGTTCGGCCATATAGGCGAGGAGGTGCTCGACGCCTGCCTGCGTGAGCGCTTCGGGCTGCGCTTCCAGCACAACGTGCACTCGCTGCGCGTGGTGGAACGGCTCGAGCGGGACGGGCGCGGGCTCAACCTCACCGAGCAGGTGCGCGACGGCATCCTCAACCACACCGGCGAGAACCGGCCGGCCACGCTCGAGGGGAGGATCGTGCGGCTGGTCGACCGCATCGCCTACATCAACCACGACATCGACGACGCCTTGCGCGCCGGCTCGCTCAGCGGCGAGGAGCTTCCGCACGAGGAGATTGCGTTGCTGGGCGACACCGGCTCGAAGCGCATCGACACCCTTGTGCGCGACCTCGTGGAGCGCTCTGCCGAGGCGGGCGACATCGTGCAGTCGGACGATGTGGGCGGCGCGATGGACCGCCTGCGCACCTTCATGTTCGAGCACGTCTACCTCGCCCCGGCCGCCCAGCGCGAGCACCCGCGCATCGAGCGAATGCTGCACGCGCTGTTCGACCACCTCGTGGAGAACCCGCCGCCGGCCGCGACGGCGGATGCGACCGAGGCGGACCGGGTGACCGACTACATCGCGGGAATGACCGACCGCTACGCGGTGAGGGTGTTCACAGAGCTATCGGTGCCGCACGGCTTCTAGATGTCGCTCTACACGAAGGACTCGATAGAGCGCCTGAAGGATGCGATCGACATGGTCGAGGTGGTGGGAGCCCGCACCGACCTGCGCCGAGTGGGCAACCGCTTCACCGGCCTCTGCCCGTTTCACGAGGAACGCACGCCGTCGTTCTCGGTGAACGCCGAGAACAAGGTCTATTACTGCTTCGGCTGCGGGGCGGCGGGCGACGCGATCGGCTTCGTGCAGGAGAGTGAGGGGCTCGACTTCCGCCAAGCCGTGGAGACGCTTGCCGAGCGCTACAACGTCGAGCTCAAGCGCGAGCAGGAGGATCCGGCCGCCGAGCGCCGGCGCGAGCGGCGCGAGCGGCTGCTCAAGCTGGTGCAGCGCGCGACTGACTACTACGCGCGTTACCTGTGGGAGTCGAGCGAGGCGAAGCTCGCGCGCGAGTATCTGGCGGGGCGGGGCCTGAAGGAGGAGGTGCTGCGCGAGTTTCGCGTGGGCTACGCGCCGAGCGCTTGGGACAAGGTCACCGTGGCCGCGCAGCGCGATGGCTTCACGCGCGAGGAGATAGCGGCCGCCGGGCTGGGGCAGCGCGGCCGTGGCGGAACGGGCTTCTACGACCGCTTCCGCGCGCGGATCATGTTCCCGCTCGCGGACCCTCGCGGGCGGGTGCTCGGCTTCGGCGCGCGAGCGGTGCGCGAGGGCGCGAAGCAGGCCAAGTACATCAACACCTCGGAGAACGAGCTCTACCACAAGGGCCGTCAGCTGTTCGGGATCGATTTGGCCCGCGGACCTGCCGCAAAACGGGGTAGGATCCTCGTCGTAGAGGGGTACACCGATGTGCTCGCACTCCACCAGGTTGGATTGACTGAGGCGGTTGCCGTGATGGGCACCTCGGTCACACCGGAGCAGGTCACGCTCCTGTCGCAGACCGCGCCCTCGGTGTTCCTTGCGCTCGACGCCGACCGCTCGGGTCAGGAGGCGATGCTGCGCGCGGCGCGCGTGGCCGCCGAGCGGGGTGTGGAGCTGCTCGTGGTGGAGATGCCGGAGGGCGCCGACCCCGCCGAGCTGGTGACCGAGCACGGGGCGGACGCGTTCACGAGCCTGCTCGGTACCGCATCTTCGGTACTGGAGTTTCAGATTCGTCGCGTACTGGCCGATTCAGATCTACAGACGCCCCGTGGGAGGGATCGCGCGTTCGAGGACGTTCGGCCCCTGATAGCCACGGCGGATAGCCCCGCAACCCGCGACCATCTTGTGCGTTATGTCGCAGACAAGCTGGATCTCGCACCCGAGGTAGTGACGACCGCCATTCAATCCGCGCCGCGCACGGCCCCGCAGCGGCCCGACGGCCAAGCCGCTCAGCCGGCTCGCCGCCCCGAGCGGCTGCTCGACAACGCCTCCAAGGCCGAGCGCGCGTTCCTCGCCATGTGCCTGTCCCAGGGCGAGGTTGGGCGGGAATACCTCGGCCGGGTCACGGACGGTCACCTCTCGTCGGAGGCCCTGCGCCTCACGCGCGATCATCTCGTGGCCCATTTTGCAAATCCTCTTGCGCAACTTCCTGGCGCGGATCCGGTAATCGCGGCTACCATCACCGAGGTAGTCATGCTGGCGGACGAGGAGCCGTCCTCCGAACCCGCACTTCGACTGGGCTTTCTCCAGCTAGAGCTCCGCAGAATCGAAAGAGAGCTACGGCATGCAGGGCAGGGTGACGATTTCGACAGGCAGCGGGAACTCTGGTCGGAGCGAGAGAGCGTGAGGCAAGCCATCGGGCACGTAATGGGGGAGACGCCGTGAGCGATGTGAACGAAGACCAGCTCGCGCCCGGGGAAGAGGTCGAGGAGCGCGAGGAGGAAGAGCGCGAGCCCGCGTCCGGACAGGAGGAGGTCTTTGACCTCTTCGACGAGGGTGGCGTGGTCACCGCCGGCCTCCCCGTGGCGCCGCCGGAGGGCGGCCCGGAGGACAGCGTCCGGCTCTACCTCAAGAAGATCGGGAAGGTGCGGCTGCTCACGCGCGAGGACGAGGTGCGCCTCGCCCGCCGCGCAGAGCGCAACGACATGGCGGCGAAGAACGCGCTGGTGGAGGCCAACCTCCGCCTGGTCGTCTCGATCGCCAAGCGCTACACGGGCCGCGGGCTCACGCTGCTCGACCTGATCCAGGAGGGCAATCTCGGCCTCATCCGCGCGGTCGAGAAGTTCGACTGGCGCCGCGGCTTCAAGTTCTCCACGTACGCCACCTGGTGGATCCGCCAGGCGATCACGCGCGCGCTGGCCGACCAGTCGCGCACCATCCGCATCCCGGTGCACATGGTCGAGCGCATGAACCGCGTTGCGCGCGTGCGGCGTGCGCTCCTGCAGAAGCACGGGCGCGAGCCCACGCCGGAGGAGATCGCTGTGGAGCTCGAGATGCCGGTGGCGCGTGTGGAAGAGGCTTTGAAGGTGGGCCAGGAGCCGGTTTCCCTGGAGACCCCGGTGGGCTCCGAGGAGGGCGACGCCTCGCTCGCCGACTTCATTCCCGATGCGAGCATCGACCGTCCGCTCGAGGTGGTGGCCAACCGGCTTCGCGAGGCGGACCTGCAGGCGGCGCTCGACTCGCTTCCGTGGCGCGAGCGCCGGGTGCTCGAGCTGCGCTACGGGCTCGCGGGCGAGGGGCCGATGACGCTCGAGGAAATCGGCACTCAGGTTGGCGTGACGCGCGAGCGGGTGCGCCAGATCGAGTCGAAGACGCTGCTCAAGCTCAAGAACTCGGGCGAGGCGGGCCGGCTCGAGGGCACCGCGGATCTCGCCGAAGGCAGTTAGCCACAGGACGCCTGCGTTGCGGCGCGGCCCGTTCTCGGCTATGGCTTAGGGTGGTACTCCACCGTCCGGCCCCTTGATCTGCCCGTCCTGTTCCACTGAAAACGCCGAGAGCGCGCGCTTCTGCGTGGAATGTGGCACGCCGCTCGCGGCGCGCTGCCCGAATTGCGGCGCGGCGCACGCGCCCGGCCAGAAGTTCTGCGCCGAGTGCGGCACGCCGCTGAGCGGTGCCGCCCGCCAGTCGCCGCCCGTGGTGGACGGGCCGCTGCCGGTGGCGGGCGAGCTGCGGCTCGTGTCAGTGCTGTTCGTGGACCTCGTGGGCTACACCACGCTTGCCGAGTCGCGCGACGCCGAGGACGTGCGCGAGCTGCTCAGCCGCTACTTCGACACGGCGCGCACGATCGTGGATCGCTACGGCGGCACGGTGGAGAAGTTCATCGGGGACGCGGTGATGGCGGTGTGGGGCGCGCCCCAGGCGCGTGAGGACGACGCCGAGCGGGCGGTGCGGGCCGGCCTCGAGCTGGTGGACGCGGTTGCGGCGTTCGGCGAGGAGGTGGGGGCGCCGGAGCTGCGGGCCCGAGCGGGAGTGGTCACTGGCCAGGTGGCGTCCGTGAGCGCGCCCGGCGAGGCGCTCGTGGTGGGCGACCGCGTGAACACGGCGTCGCGCGTGCAGTCAGTGGCCGACCCGGGTTCGGTGTTCGTGGACGAGACCACTCGCCAGGTCACGTCCGCGTCGATCGCCTATGCGGACGCCGGCGAGCACAAGCTCAAGGGCAAGGACGAGTCGCTCCACCTGTGGCGCGCGCAGCGCGTGATCGCGGGGGTGGCGGGCGCGCGCGGCGACAGCGAGCTCGAGGCGCCCTTCGTGGGCCGCGACTCCGAGCTGCGGCTGATCAAGGAGCTCTTCCACGCTGGGGTGGAGCGCGGCAGCGCCCGGCTCGTGGCGGTCACTGGGCCGCCGGGCGTTGGCAAGACGCGCCTGCGCCGCGAGTTCGAGAACTACGTGGACGGCCTGGCGTCGTCGATCCTGTGGCACTCCGGACGCTGCCTCTCCTATGGCGAGGGCGTGGCGTACTTCGCGCTCGCGGAGATGGTGCGCCAGCGGCTCGGCATTCCCGAGGAGGCCCCGCCGGACGAGGCGCAGCGCAAGCTCGAGCTCGGCCTCGAGCGCTGGGTGCCGGACGGCGCGGAGCGGAAGTTCCTCGAGCCGCGCCTGGGCGCGCTGCTCGGCGTGGCGCAGCCCGGGCTCGACCGCAAGGAGCTGTTTGCGGGCTGGCGCCTGTTCTTCGAGCGCCTGGCGCACGAGCTGCCGGTGGTGCTCTCGTTCGAGGACCTGCACTGGGCCGACGACGGCCTGCTCGACTTCATCGACCACCTGCTGGAGTGGTCCGCCGAGCTGCCGATCTTCATCGTCGGCTTCGCGCGGCCGGAGCTCACCGAGCGCCGCGCCGGCTGGCCGGCAGGGCGCCGGGGTGCGACTCCGATGTATCTGGAGCCCTTGAGTGACGCCGCTGTGGGCCAGCTTCTGGACGGGCTGGTGAGCGGGCTGCCGAGCGAGGCGCGCGAGCGGATCGTGAGCCAGGCGGAGGGCATTCCGCTGTACGCGCTCGAGACGGTGCGCGCACTGGCGGACCGCGGGGTTCTCGCCGCCGTCAATGGCGGGCTGCTGCGCCCGGCGGGCGAGCTCGGCGACCTCGACGTGCCCGCCACCTTGAGCTCGCTTCTCGCGGCCCGGCTGGACGGCCTCGATCCCGACGAGCGCGAGCTCGTGAAGGCGATGGCGGTGTTCGGCGGCAGCTTCCCGCGCAGCGCGGCGGCGGCGCTCACCGAGTTGCCGGAGGAGCGGGTGGACGCCGTGCTCTCCTCGCTCGTGCGCAAGCAGGTGCTCGCCGTGCGCGCGGATCCGCTCTCGCCGGACCGCGGGCAGTACGCGTTCGCGCAGACGCTTCTGCGCACGGTCGCCTACGACATGCTCTCCAAGCACGAGCGGCGGCCGCGACACCTGGCGGCGGCGAACTACCTGCGCACGGTCTTCCCCAACGAGGGGGAGGAGATGGCGGAGGTGATCGCGTCCCACCTGCTCGACGCGTTCCGGGCGGCCACGGGCGATCCGGATGC includes:
- the ppdK gene encoding pyruvate, phosphate dikinase, which translates into the protein MTSSTATGTKWVYEFSEGSMEMRDLLGGKGANVAEMTRILGSERVPAGFTITTEACVAYMDAGKEEPEGLAQQVAEALSHLEEQAGKKLGDAADPLLVSVRSGARESMPGMMDTVLNLGLNDESVDGLAEKANERFAWDSYRRFAQMFGNVCRGVPGERYEDAIKERKAERGVKFDTELDTDDLRALTATFKEIFKDHTGDDFPQEPQDQLRQAIRAVFDSWMGPRAVEYRRINRLPDNWGTAVNVQQMVFGNKGDDCATGVAFSRDEITGAPEPSGDFLVNAQGEDVVSGVRTPRDISEMKDVMPEAHAQLMEILRTLEAHYKDMQDTEFTVEEGHLYMLQTRSAKRPAQAAVRFAADAVDEGLLSREEALATIDPGTLDALLHPAFDPGAEFDVLAEGVAASPGAAKGAIVFTAEDAVAAGESGRDVVLVRPFTEADDVAGFHAARGILTSEGGKASHAALVARGMGRPAVVGAGALEIDLTACEIRVNGTVLHEGDTIAIDGSRGIVTTDDVPLVDPEFDENFETVLGWADEIRQLGVRTNADTPEDAAKARQFGAEGIGLCRTEHMFMAEDRVPKMRAMIMADTEEDRREALKALLPLQQQDFEGLFEEMAGLPVTIRLLDPPLHEFLPSLEEVAQEVERARIERTPDLEELERTLEKIHHLSETNPMLGTRGCRLGIIHPEIYEMQAAAILRAARTVKERSGEAPHLEIMIPLVAYETELKLMRELVFRVAEEEGVTDLEISVGTMIELPRACFAADKIADQADFFSFGTNDLTQTALGFSRDDVEGRFLSKYIEEKIVDRSPFDTIDKPGVGWLVRLAAWTGREAKPDLKLGICGEHGGDPDSIEFFHMAGLDYVSCSPFRVPIARVAAAQAAIQHA
- a CDS encoding deoxyguanosinetriphosphate triphosphohydrolase translates to MTPTGTSALAFRDRIAAMEDEFLSPLAQRSYPARRAVPEDDSPVRTPFQRDRDRIVHAKAFRRLKHKTQVYIAPEGDHYRTRLTHTIETTGIARTVARALGLNEDLTEAIGLGHDLGHAPFGHIGEEVLDACLRERFGLRFQHNVHSLRVVERLERDGRGLNLTEQVRDGILNHTGENRPATLEGRIVRLVDRIAYINHDIDDALRAGSLSGEELPHEEIALLGDTGSKRIDTLVRDLVERSAEAGDIVQSDDVGGAMDRLRTFMFEHVYLAPAAQREHPRIERMLHALFDHLVENPPPAATADATEADRVTDYIAGMTDRYAVRVFTELSVPHGF
- a CDS encoding sigma-70 family RNA polymerase sigma factor; this translates as MSDVNEDQLAPGEEVEEREEEEREPASGQEEVFDLFDEGGVVTAGLPVAPPEGGPEDSVRLYLKKIGKVRLLTREDEVRLARRAERNDMAAKNALVEANLRLVVSIAKRYTGRGLTLLDLIQEGNLGLIRAVEKFDWRRGFKFSTYATWWIRQAITRALADQSRTIRIPVHMVERMNRVARVRRALLQKHGREPTPEEIAVELEMPVARVEEALKVGQEPVSLETPVGSEEGDASLADFIPDASIDRPLEVVANRLREADLQAALDSLPWRERRVLELRYGLAGEGPMTLEEIGTQVGVTRERVRQIESKTLLKLKNSGEAGRLEGTADLAEGS
- the dnaG gene encoding DNA primase, with the protein product MSLYTKDSIERLKDAIDMVEVVGARTDLRRVGNRFTGLCPFHEERTPSFSVNAENKVYYCFGCGAAGDAIGFVQESEGLDFRQAVETLAERYNVELKREQEDPAAERRRERRERLLKLVQRATDYYARYLWESSEAKLAREYLAGRGLKEEVLREFRVGYAPSAWDKVTVAAQRDGFTREEIAAAGLGQRGRGGTGFYDRFRARIMFPLADPRGRVLGFGARAVREGAKQAKYINTSENELYHKGRQLFGIDLARGPAAKRGRILVVEGYTDVLALHQVGLTEAVAVMGTSVTPEQVTLLSQTAPSVFLALDADRSGQEAMLRAARVAAERGVELLVVEMPEGADPAELVTEHGADAFTSLLGTASSVLEFQIRRVLADSDLQTPRGRDRAFEDVRPLIATADSPATRDHLVRYVADKLDLAPEVVTTAIQSAPRTAPQRPDGQAAQPARRPERLLDNASKAERAFLAMCLSQGEVGREYLGRVTDGHLSSEALRLTRDHLVAHFANPLAQLPGADPVIAATITEVVMLADEEPSSEPALRLGFLQLELRRIERELRHAGQGDDFDRQRELWSERESVRQAIGHVMGETP
- a CDS encoding adenylate/guanylate cyclase domain-containing protein, producing MICPSCSTENAESARFCVECGTPLAARCPNCGAAHAPGQKFCAECGTPLSGAARQSPPVVDGPLPVAGELRLVSVLFVDLVGYTTLAESRDAEDVRELLSRYFDTARTIVDRYGGTVEKFIGDAVMAVWGAPQAREDDAERAVRAGLELVDAVAAFGEEVGAPELRARAGVVTGQVASVSAPGEALVVGDRVNTASRVQSVADPGSVFVDETTRQVTSASIAYADAGEHKLKGKDESLHLWRAQRVIAGVAGARGDSELEAPFVGRDSELRLIKELFHAGVERGSARLVAVTGPPGVGKTRLRREFENYVDGLASSILWHSGRCLSYGEGVAYFALAEMVRQRLGIPEEAPPDEAQRKLELGLERWVPDGAERKFLEPRLGALLGVAQPGLDRKELFAGWRLFFERLAHELPVVLSFEDLHWADDGLLDFIDHLLEWSAELPIFIVGFARPELTERRAGWPAGRRGATPMYLEPLSDAAVGQLLDGLVSGLPSEARERIVSQAEGIPLYALETVRALADRGVLAAVNGGLLRPAGELGDLDVPATLSSLLAARLDGLDPDERELVKAMAVFGGSFPRSAAAALTELPEERVDAVLSSLVRKQVLAVRADPLSPDRGQYAFAQTLLRTVAYDMLSKHERRPRHLAAANYLRTVFPNEGEEMAEVIASHLLDAFRAATGDPDADELREDALAALRAAAQRTASVGAPEAAERAYLMARELAGSEDERTELTEAAGTMAMRAARYDAGIELLDAAAAAHVAAGRDSEAAALSPGIIVALQRLGRIDEGIERAKAALAVLEKEPDSPGLASVLAALGVCLSFGGKGEESSPYLDRALIMAQALELPLPLCRALNARAVSYMQQSRFDEAVGLWTVLADIAERNGLTELHSNAVSNIGNVLLARDLPEAAERIKEAMVLSIRTGDSYARVVTTGNLMLWQLFAGQWEGLEQLGSELLNANIEHVEDAHVRLACVKAWRGEPATEHVAAFAPWRESANLEDRFIAVAGENAVALSEGHYEAVVASAVPAIRAAMDAVGPLHESFRLLWPDAVQAALAAGRPEAAAELVAMLEAEPRGKVSPFLRAELHRARGLLAAAREEHDQVEGELRAALDALGSLGYPYPLARAEVDLAAWLMGQGRQAEATQLLNEAVARLTPLRAAPLLARASELLAAAPAAAA